A genomic region of Rhodococcus pyridinivorans contains the following coding sequences:
- a CDS encoding sugar ABC transporter substrate-binding protein yields the protein MRHSLPGRAAIAALAFSAVFGLAACSSVGSGGGDVSDADVTAGIEYARAQLALYEADPEFTLEAEPFPMKDIAGKTIFAIPTNSENPYNVAVDEESKKVAERYGATWIEYTNQGQPAQWATGVEQAVNQKVDLIILSQGVDASLIKPALEKADAAGIPVLLTHTILRGEPVPTDLEGLIDATTDAPLSEANRLTVDWMIDRTEGEGNALIITSNEVPPAKAEVAAMEDEIAQYCPKCTYKIVNVPVTEWATKIQSEVQSALSADPNINFILPIYDSMSLYAQSGINAAGKTGQVEISSVNGTPAVLKIQQDDGIVTMNVGESIPWLAWATMDQAGRLLLGYDPVPNGAQETPLKLITADNIDETGTPPQPDKGYGTAYVTGYEALWGPSEQS from the coding sequence ATGCGTCATTCCCTTCCCGGCCGCGCCGCGATCGCCGCGCTCGCCTTCTCGGCCGTCTTCGGTCTCGCCGCGTGCAGCAGCGTCGGCTCGGGTGGCGGCGACGTGTCCGACGCCGACGTCACCGCCGGAATCGAGTACGCCCGCGCCCAGCTCGCCCTGTACGAGGCGGACCCGGAGTTCACGCTCGAGGCCGAGCCGTTCCCGATGAAGGACATCGCCGGCAAGACGATCTTCGCGATCCCCACCAACAGCGAGAACCCGTACAACGTCGCCGTCGACGAGGAATCGAAGAAGGTCGCCGAACGCTACGGCGCCACCTGGATCGAGTACACGAACCAGGGCCAGCCCGCCCAGTGGGCGACCGGTGTCGAACAGGCCGTGAACCAGAAGGTCGATCTCATCATCCTGTCGCAGGGTGTCGACGCATCCCTCATCAAGCCGGCGCTCGAAAAAGCCGATGCTGCGGGGATTCCCGTTCTGCTCACCCATACCATCCTGCGCGGCGAGCCGGTGCCGACCGACCTCGAAGGACTGATCGACGCCACCACCGACGCCCCGCTCTCCGAGGCCAACCGGCTCACCGTCGACTGGATGATCGACCGCACCGAAGGCGAGGGCAACGCGCTCATCATCACCTCCAACGAGGTTCCGCCGGCCAAGGCCGAGGTCGCTGCGATGGAAGACGAGATCGCACAGTACTGCCCCAAGTGCACCTACAAGATCGTCAACGTCCCGGTCACGGAGTGGGCCACCAAGATCCAGTCCGAGGTGCAATCCGCGCTCTCCGCCGACCCGAACATCAACTTCATCCTGCCCATCTACGACTCGATGTCGCTCTACGCCCAGTCGGGCATCAATGCCGCGGGCAAGACCGGCCAGGTCGAGATCTCCTCGGTCAACGGCACCCCCGCAGTCCTGAAGATCCAGCAGGACGACGGCATCGTCACCATGAACGTCGGTGAATCCATCCCGTGGCTCGCATGGGCGACGATGGACCAGGCCGGTCGACTCCTGCTCGGCTACGACCCAGTCCCCAACGGTGCGCAGGAGACCCCGCTCAAGCTCATCACTGCCGACAACATCGACGAGACCGGCACCCCGCCGCAGCCCGACAAGGGCTATGGCACGGCCTACGTCACCGGTTACGAAGCACTGTGGGGGCCCAGTGAGCAGTCCTGA
- a CDS encoding ABC transporter permease codes for MSVTIDKSNTAKTASTESDPARPRRSLGPLFEKYALVLALIAVVVVFSALRPETYPTANNLQNILGSQAVLLVLALGLIVPLTAGEFDLSAVSTMSLAAMTIAVLNVQHGWSLLPAIAVAVLACLVVGLINALLVVRLQIDSFIATLGSGTVVLGVVQWISDSTSVTGVDSALVDATIGTRIFGVSLQFYYALALVLIMAVIFQYTPIGRRLLFVGRGAQVARLSGLHVDRIRGGALVTSALVAALAGIVYAGMLGGADPSSGQSFMLPAFAAAFLGATAIVPGRFNAFGTLVAVYFLVAGVVGLQMLGVASFVQQLFYGGALVVAVALSGAVRRRTASRSTR; via the coding sequence ATGTCCGTCACCATCGACAAGAGCAACACCGCGAAAACCGCATCTACCGAATCGGATCCCGCGCGCCCTCGTCGCTCTCTCGGTCCGCTGTTCGAGAAGTACGCGCTCGTCCTGGCGCTGATCGCCGTCGTCGTCGTGTTCAGTGCCCTGCGACCCGAGACCTACCCGACCGCCAACAACCTGCAGAACATCCTCGGCTCCCAGGCCGTCCTGCTCGTCCTGGCCCTGGGGCTCATCGTCCCGCTCACCGCCGGCGAGTTCGACCTGTCGGCCGTGTCGACGATGTCGCTGGCCGCCATGACGATCGCGGTGCTGAACGTGCAACACGGCTGGTCGCTACTGCCGGCCATTGCTGTCGCCGTGCTCGCGTGCCTCGTCGTCGGCCTGATCAACGCACTGCTGGTCGTGCGATTGCAGATCGATTCGTTCATCGCGACCCTCGGCAGCGGCACCGTCGTCCTCGGTGTGGTCCAGTGGATCTCCGACTCGACCTCGGTTACCGGTGTCGACTCCGCGCTCGTCGACGCGACCATCGGCACCCGCATCTTCGGGGTGTCGCTGCAGTTCTACTACGCCCTCGCCCTGGTGCTGATCATGGCAGTAATCTTCCAGTACACCCCGATCGGACGCCGACTGCTCTTCGTCGGACGCGGTGCCCAGGTGGCCCGACTCAGCGGCCTGCACGTCGACCGCATCCGCGGCGGCGCACTCGTCACCTCCGCGCTCGTCGCGGCTCTGGCCGGCATCGTCTACGCCGGCATGCTCGGTGGCGCCGACCCGTCCTCCGGCCAGTCGTTCATGCTGCCGGCCTTCGCGGCGGCCTTCCTCGGTGCCACCGCGATCGTCCCCGGCCGCTTCAACGCGTTCGGCACGCTGGTCGCGGTGTACTTCCTCGTCGCCGGGGTGGTCGGCCTGCAGATGCTCGGTGTCGCCAGTTTCGTCCAGCAGTTGTTCTACGGCGGCGCACTGGTGGTCGCGGTCGCGCTGTCCGGCGCGGTGCGGCGCCGCACGGCGTCACGCTCCACACGATGA
- a CDS encoding amidase, translated as MTTTDYPDLTAASATTVDDLLPQARADMEPLLAAGRRTPLASVPDGPACEPAHSTALLAASPVPASPIEAPAHAVRTDTPVHELGVLDLLAAYRSGATTPTDVLTALRARWSDPELSGGAVLAVIDGADGAAADSDRRWSTGTARPLEGVFFAVKDIIDVAGAPVTAGSRTTGDRIAATDATVVARLRAAGAIPVLMTATTEFACGAPHNARYGAVTNPWDRNRWTGGSSTGSAGALAERLVPLALGTDTGGSIRVPSALCNLTGIKPTYGLVPRTGVASLSWTLDHIGPMARSAADLRLALEVLAGPDGYDPAAVPDETAQQVQDGLVAAGTAAAPSLAGVRLGVPTTWFTELCDAGVLAAWETVVDTFRTLGAEIVSVDIPEAHQLHDDVTIVMTCELASNQEGALEKFALYDVGTQVRIARGLVPSAVDYLRSVRRRTLAQQDAIRAFDTAGIDVLVTPGIGATAARLSDVTMEIDGVRYPMQSIVGRNTGLFDYLGLPAVMAPAGFSDGMPVGVQLVGRPWADDTCLRLAQVLQSVTDVHDRRADG; from the coding sequence ATGACCACCACCGACTATCCCGACCTCACCGCCGCATCGGCCACGACCGTCGACGACCTGCTCCCGCAGGCTCGCGCCGACATGGAGCCGCTTCTCGCGGCAGGGCGACGCACGCCCCTGGCCTCGGTGCCGGACGGTCCGGCCTGCGAGCCGGCGCATTCCACCGCGTTGCTGGCGGCAAGTCCCGTCCCGGCCTCGCCGATCGAGGCACCCGCCCACGCCGTCCGTACCGACACGCCCGTACACGAACTCGGCGTCCTCGACCTGCTCGCCGCCTACCGGTCCGGCGCGACCACCCCCACCGACGTTCTCACCGCGCTGCGGGCCCGATGGAGCGACCCGGAACTGTCCGGTGGGGCCGTCCTCGCCGTGATCGACGGTGCCGACGGCGCGGCCGCGGACTCGGACCGACGGTGGAGCACCGGCACCGCACGCCCGCTCGAGGGCGTCTTCTTCGCCGTCAAGGACATCATCGACGTGGCCGGGGCGCCCGTCACCGCGGGCTCACGCACCACCGGCGACCGCATCGCGGCGACCGACGCGACCGTCGTAGCCCGCCTCCGCGCGGCCGGAGCCATCCCCGTGCTCATGACCGCCACCACCGAGTTCGCCTGCGGTGCACCGCACAACGCACGCTACGGTGCCGTGACCAATCCGTGGGACCGGAACCGATGGACGGGAGGATCGTCGACCGGTTCGGCCGGCGCCCTCGCCGAGCGACTCGTCCCGCTCGCCCTCGGCACCGACACCGGTGGATCCATCCGGGTGCCCAGCGCCCTGTGCAATCTCACCGGAATCAAGCCCACCTACGGTCTCGTGCCGCGCACCGGCGTCGCGTCGTTGTCGTGGACCCTCGACCACATCGGTCCCATGGCACGTTCCGCGGCCGACCTGCGGCTCGCCCTCGAGGTGCTAGCCGGGCCGGACGGTTACGACCCGGCTGCCGTACCGGACGAGACAGCACAGCAGGTGCAGGACGGACTCGTCGCCGCGGGAACCGCCGCGGCACCGTCCCTGGCCGGTGTTCGCCTCGGTGTCCCTACGACCTGGTTCACCGAGCTGTGCGACGCCGGCGTGCTCGCCGCCTGGGAGACCGTCGTGGACACCTTCCGCACCCTCGGCGCGGAGATCGTGTCCGTCGACATCCCGGAGGCCCACCAGCTCCACGACGACGTCACGATCGTCATGACCTGCGAGCTCGCCTCCAATCAGGAGGGCGCCCTCGAGAAGTTCGCCCTGTACGACGTCGGCACGCAGGTGCGGATCGCGCGCGGACTCGTGCCCTCGGCGGTGGACTATCTGCGGTCGGTGCGCCGGCGCACGCTCGCCCAGCAGGACGCGATCCGCGCTTTCGACACCGCGGGTATCGATGTGCTCGTCACGCCGGGTATCGGCGCCACGGCGGCGCGATTGTCGGACGTGACGATGGAGATCGACGGCGTGCGGTACCCGATGCAGTCGATCGTCGGCCGCAACACGGGGCTGTTCGACTATCTCGGCCTGCCCGCCGTCATGGCGCCCGCGGGTTTCTCCGACGGGATGCCGGTCGGTGTGCAATTGGTGGGACGGCCGTGGGCGGACGACACGTGCTTGCGCCTGGCGCAGGTGCTGCAGTCCGTCACCGATGTCCACGACCGCCGTGCCGATGGATAG
- a CDS encoding MFS transporter encodes MDSLAPQRHPHPWRVFSATSIGVVAVFLSLSGLTVALPTVARELDASGAQSTWILLGYMLVTTALILVFGRLADIIGRRPLYLAGLITFTVATGLCMLAPSAGWLVAARVLQGAGAAAIVTNNTALLTDTFPPRTLGRALGWNATVAAVAQVVGPVIGGAATAVFGWRGLFVVVLPVGLLAIAASIAVIPRSPSRAVTREPFDVSGAVLSTALLAAVVLALTPGVGSMPWLPWTCGTASLVLAGAFVAVQIRRTHPLVDLSLFRDRGIALVLAAVLVNAIATYAVTLLVSLYGQAVSGISAVAAGALVMPVAIGTVVAAAAAGSLMLRFSPRTLTATGMGLNAVGLLGVALLLSPDGGPLGATAPFLFVLGCGTGLFMTPSTSALMLTAPADRRGIANGLRSTLQNVGYLLSTALALVFATAGLSAAARQAAYGGTLGTLGSAEVARFVDNVRAVGIALAVVALLGVGVCLAFPRRNPAATVHTLESVTPLKESA; translated from the coding sequence ATGGATAGCCTGGCCCCGCAGCGTCATCCGCATCCGTGGCGGGTATTTTCGGCGACGAGCATCGGGGTCGTCGCGGTGTTCCTCAGCCTGAGCGGGTTGACCGTCGCACTGCCCACGGTCGCACGCGAACTCGATGCCTCCGGCGCCCAGTCGACGTGGATCCTGCTCGGCTACATGCTCGTCACGACCGCCCTGATCCTGGTGTTCGGCCGGCTCGCCGACATCATCGGACGACGACCGCTCTACCTCGCAGGACTGATCACCTTCACCGTCGCGACGGGACTGTGCATGCTGGCGCCCTCGGCGGGTTGGCTCGTCGCGGCTCGCGTGCTCCAGGGAGCCGGGGCGGCTGCCATCGTCACGAACAACACGGCGCTGCTCACCGACACCTTCCCGCCGCGGACCCTCGGTCGGGCGCTGGGCTGGAACGCGACGGTCGCGGCCGTCGCGCAGGTGGTGGGACCGGTGATCGGCGGTGCCGCCACCGCGGTCTTCGGGTGGCGTGGGTTGTTCGTCGTGGTGCTGCCCGTGGGGTTGCTCGCGATCGCCGCGTCGATCGCGGTGATTCCGCGCAGTCCCTCCAGGGCGGTGACCCGGGAGCCCTTCGATGTCTCCGGCGCGGTGCTGTCCACTGCGCTGCTCGCCGCGGTCGTCCTGGCTCTCACCCCGGGCGTCGGTTCGATGCCCTGGTTGCCCTGGACGTGCGGCACGGCGAGCCTCGTCCTCGCCGGGGCATTCGTCGCGGTGCAGATCAGACGGACCCATCCGCTCGTCGACCTGTCGTTGTTCCGCGACCGAGGTATCGCGCTCGTTCTCGCCGCGGTGCTCGTCAATGCGATCGCCACCTACGCCGTGACGCTGCTCGTGTCGCTGTACGGGCAGGCGGTGAGCGGAATTTCCGCGGTCGCCGCGGGTGCGCTGGTGATGCCGGTCGCGATCGGCACCGTCGTCGCCGCGGCAGCAGCGGGATCCCTGATGCTGCGTTTCAGTCCTCGCACGCTCACCGCGACCGGCATGGGACTCAACGCCGTCGGTCTGCTCGGAGTGGCACTGTTGTTGTCGCCGGACGGCGGCCCGCTCGGGGCGACCGCGCCTTTCCTGTTCGTACTCGGTTGCGGCACCGGACTGTTCATGACACCGAGCACCAGCGCATTGATGCTCACCGCCCCCGCGGACCGCCGTGGCATCGCCAACGGGCTGCGCTCGACCCTGCAGAACGTCGGCTACCTGCTCAGCACCGCGCTGGCGCTCGTCTTCGCTACTGCCGGCCTCAGCGCCGCTGCCCGCCAGGCTGCCTACGGCGGGACTCTCGGCACGCTCGGCAGTGCGGAGGTGGCGCGGTTCGTCGACAACGTGCGAGCGGTCGGCATCGCGCTCGCCGTCGTCGCCCTGCTCGGTGTCGGCGTGTGTCTCGCCTTTCCGCGCCGGAATCCGGCCGCGACCGTCCACACCCTCGAATCCGTCACCCCACTGAAGGAGTCCGCATGA
- the rutA gene encoding pyrimidine utilization protein A: MEIGVFIPIGNNGWLISKSAPQYMPSFELNKTIVQKAEKHGLDFALSMIKLKGFGGETEFWDHNLESFTLMAGLAAVTEKIKLFASTPILTLPPAMVARMASTIDSIAPGRFGVNIVTGWAPNEYTQMGLWPGDEYFGYRYAQATEYVTVMKQLWADGVSNFKGAHYTMDECVLSPSPSGGGVPIVAAGQSKSGMKFASEMADFNFIMGTGINTPTAISDSVASLVDAAAETGRDVGALTLFMIIADETDEAAQAKWQDYHDNADLAALGYMADQSAADATADDSSTAKTISLPEGAVNFNMGTLVGSYETVAKMLDEVAELEGIKGIMLTFDDFVEGIENFGTRIQPLMKSRNTIQAAAA, from the coding sequence ATGGAAATCGGCGTCTTCATCCCCATCGGCAACAACGGCTGGCTCATCTCCAAGAGCGCCCCGCAGTACATGCCGTCGTTCGAACTCAACAAGACGATCGTGCAGAAGGCCGAGAAGCACGGCCTCGATTTCGCCCTGTCGATGATCAAGCTCAAGGGTTTCGGTGGCGAGACCGAGTTCTGGGACCACAACCTCGAATCCTTCACGCTCATGGCGGGTCTCGCGGCCGTCACCGAGAAGATCAAGCTGTTCGCCTCCACTCCGATCCTCACCCTGCCGCCGGCGATGGTCGCCCGGATGGCGTCGACGATCGACTCGATCGCTCCCGGCCGGTTCGGTGTCAACATCGTGACCGGTTGGGCGCCCAACGAATACACGCAGATGGGTTTGTGGCCCGGCGACGAGTACTTCGGCTACCGCTACGCGCAGGCCACCGAGTACGTGACGGTGATGAAGCAGTTGTGGGCCGACGGCGTCAGCAACTTCAAGGGTGCGCACTACACGATGGACGAGTGCGTGCTCTCGCCGAGCCCGTCCGGCGGCGGGGTACCGATCGTCGCGGCGGGACAGTCCAAGAGCGGCATGAAGTTCGCATCCGAGATGGCCGACTTCAACTTCATCATGGGCACCGGGATCAACACCCCGACCGCCATCTCGGACTCCGTGGCGAGCCTCGTCGACGCGGCCGCTGAGACCGGCCGGGACGTCGGTGCGCTGACCCTGTTCATGATCATCGCCGACGAGACGGACGAAGCGGCACAGGCGAAGTGGCAGGACTACCACGACAACGCCGACCTCGCCGCACTCGGCTACATGGCCGATCAGTCCGCTGCCGATGCCACCGCCGACGATTCCTCCACGGCGAAGACCATCTCGCTGCCCGAGGGCGCGGTCAACTTCAACATGGGCACCCTCGTCGGCTCCTACGAGACCGTCGCGAAGATGCTCGACGAGGTCGCGGAACTCGAAGGCATCAAGGGCATCATGCTCACCTTCGACGACTTCGTCGAGGGCATCGAGAACTTCGGTACCCGCATCCAGCCTCTGATGAAGAGCCGCAACACCATCCAGGCCGCCGCAGCCTGA
- a CDS encoding sugar ABC transporter ATP-binding protein, which produces MSSPDPIVNIVGLSKTFGEHTVLKKVGLTIHAGEVHGLLGENGSGKSTLIKVLAGFHAPDPGAALQVRGRDVALPVPAGGFRDLGISFVHQDLALVPDLSVVENLRVGPVVAGSKPWISWRREKRTARALFEHFGLHIDPEAPVSSLNETERALLAILRATEELGERRTLLVLDEPTVFLPREGTDLLFAVVREIVADKKAAVLFVSHDLDEVLDHTDRVTVLRDGVSQGTHRTRDLTATSLIDLIVGRSLDSADPRVAGPVRDFEDVPALARIEDLETTTVDGVGFDVRPGEVVGLTGIAGSGYDDVLPALYGARQPRGGRLTVGDDSVDLPAMTPIDALARKVVYVPPDRKVEGSAPELTVAENVTLPVLGTGFVKPRTLKDIATALAEHCDVRPRDPQAVYGSLSGGNQQKALLGKWLQTDPVLVLLAEPTQGVDIGARARIFEMLRETARGGAGIVVASSDYEQLSVLCDRVLVFSHGHVVAELTGDNLSKHHISDSVLGLTRQEVIA; this is translated from the coding sequence GTGAGCAGTCCTGATCCCATCGTCAACATCGTCGGTCTGTCCAAGACCTTCGGTGAGCACACGGTGCTGAAGAAGGTCGGCCTGACGATCCACGCCGGCGAGGTGCACGGTCTGCTGGGTGAGAACGGTTCGGGCAAGTCCACGCTCATCAAGGTCCTCGCCGGCTTCCACGCTCCCGACCCCGGCGCCGCGCTGCAGGTGCGTGGCAGGGACGTGGCACTGCCGGTCCCGGCCGGCGGATTCCGCGACCTCGGCATCAGCTTCGTCCACCAGGACCTCGCCCTCGTGCCCGATCTGTCGGTGGTCGAGAACCTCCGCGTCGGACCCGTCGTGGCCGGATCGAAACCGTGGATCTCGTGGCGGCGCGAGAAGCGCACCGCCCGAGCGCTGTTCGAGCACTTCGGACTTCACATCGATCCCGAGGCGCCGGTGTCGAGCCTGAACGAGACCGAACGTGCCCTCCTCGCGATCCTGCGAGCGACCGAGGAACTGGGGGAGCGTCGCACCCTGCTCGTGCTCGACGAACCCACGGTCTTCCTGCCCCGCGAGGGCACCGACCTGCTGTTCGCCGTCGTCCGCGAGATCGTCGCCGACAAGAAGGCCGCCGTCCTGTTCGTCTCCCACGATCTCGACGAGGTGCTCGACCACACCGACCGCGTCACCGTGCTGCGCGACGGGGTGTCGCAGGGCACGCACCGCACCCGCGACCTCACCGCGACCTCGCTCATCGACCTCATCGTCGGACGCAGTCTCGACTCCGCCGACCCGCGCGTCGCCGGGCCCGTCCGCGACTTCGAGGACGTTCCCGCCCTCGCCCGGATCGAGGACCTCGAGACCACCACCGTCGACGGTGTCGGGTTCGACGTGCGGCCCGGGGAGGTCGTCGGACTCACCGGCATCGCCGGCTCGGGCTACGACGACGTGCTGCCCGCCCTGTACGGGGCGCGGCAGCCTCGTGGCGGACGGCTGACGGTCGGCGACGACAGCGTGGACCTGCCCGCGATGACACCGATCGACGCGCTGGCCCGCAAGGTCGTCTACGTGCCGCCGGACCGCAAGGTCGAGGGCAGCGCACCCGAGCTGACCGTAGCCGAGAACGTCACCCTGCCCGTGCTCGGTACAGGCTTCGTCAAACCGCGAACGCTGAAGGACATCGCGACCGCGCTCGCCGAGCACTGCGACGTCCGGCCACGGGACCCGCAGGCCGTCTACGGGTCGCTGTCCGGCGGCAACCAGCAGAAAGCTCTGCTCGGCAAGTGGCTCCAGACCGACCCGGTGCTGGTGCTCCTCGCCGAACCCACCCAGGGTGTGGACATCGGTGCCCGCGCCCGCATCTTCGAGATGTTGCGAGAGACCGCACGTGGGGGAGCGGGCATCGTCGTCGCCAGCTCCGACTACGAGCAGCTGTCGGTCCTGTGCGACCGCGTCCTCGTCTTCTCCCACGGACACGTCGTCGCCGAACTCACCGGCGACAACCTGTCCAAACACCACATCTCGGACAGTGTTCTCGGTCTGACCCGACAGGAAGTGATCGCCTGA
- a CDS encoding isochorismatase family protein gives MTIVDRAEQAADYARAGFGQELQPGTRPALVVVDPARAYIDPDSPLYAGVEENVEAMRTLLTSAREAGIPVVITEVRLRADGADAGVFFKKSGTLVAFCEGSPYGELIEGLEPTCAEMLVTKKYPSAFFGTTLNSHLTSLGVDTVLIAGLSTSGCVRATTLDAMQHGFVPIVVEDAVGDRDPAIHSSNLFDMQQKMAEVWPLGRAQEYLETISARN, from the coding sequence ATGACCATCGTCGATCGTGCAGAACAGGCCGCCGACTACGCCCGCGCCGGTTTCGGGCAGGAGCTCCAGCCCGGAACCCGTCCTGCGCTGGTCGTCGTCGATCCCGCCCGTGCCTACATCGATCCCGACTCCCCGCTGTATGCAGGGGTGGAGGAGAACGTCGAGGCGATGCGCACCCTGCTCACTTCCGCGCGCGAGGCCGGAATCCCGGTGGTGATCACCGAGGTTCGCCTGCGCGCCGACGGTGCCGACGCCGGGGTGTTCTTCAAGAAGTCGGGCACCCTCGTCGCGTTCTGCGAAGGCAGTCCGTACGGGGAGTTGATCGAGGGTCTCGAACCGACGTGCGCGGAAATGCTGGTGACGAAGAAGTATCCGAGCGCGTTCTTCGGGACCACTCTCAATTCGCACCTCACGTCGCTCGGCGTGGACACCGTGCTCATCGCGGGGTTGTCCACCAGCGGGTGCGTCCGCGCGACGACACTGGATGCGATGCAGCACGGCTTCGTTCCGATCGTCGTGGAAGATGCTGTGGGAGATCGTGATCCGGCGATCCATTCGTCGAACCTGTTCGACATGCAGCAGAAGATGGCAGAGGTGTGGCCGCTCGGCCGGGCACAGGAGTACCTGGAGACGATTTCCGCACGCAATTAA
- a CDS encoding LacI family DNA-binding transcriptional regulator produces the protein MGNRSVTSYDVARRAGVSQSTVSRALRDDPRVVEKTRLRIRALAKEMGYVPHLTARSLITRKSSTIGIVSGDLHNPSYPTLVNTLQDCFARNDYRVLLMSDRTEGSLDKDILALRGGLVDGVVFISSRLDSPMVSEIIDWKIPLVILNRDVDGRYAHRVDRVTSDNIGGGRLVADHLVDMGHTRIALISGPLENPSIRLREKGFRDRLEERGIPIDEGCVHRGAVDAATGLAGGLMLLTGPDRPTAVFCATDYIAYGTLDAAKRLDLDVPGEVSVVGYNDLQQSSWSIFDLTTVRQPLEDMAVAAAELLLARIDGDEGRPVHRNFDVEWVPRGSAAPCSVPFAQSVADR, from the coding sequence ATGGGGAACAGGTCGGTCACCAGTTACGACGTCGCCCGCCGCGCGGGGGTGTCGCAATCGACGGTCTCGCGCGCCCTGCGCGACGACCCGCGCGTCGTGGAGAAGACCCGCCTGCGCATCCGGGCTCTCGCGAAGGAGATGGGGTATGTCCCGCACCTCACGGCCCGGAGCCTGATCACCCGGAAGTCGTCGACCATCGGGATCGTCAGCGGCGACCTGCACAATCCGTCGTACCCGACGCTGGTCAACACTCTGCAGGATTGCTTCGCCCGCAACGACTACCGGGTCCTGCTCATGAGCGACCGCACCGAGGGATCTCTGGATAAGGACATCCTCGCGTTGCGCGGGGGACTGGTGGACGGCGTCGTGTTCATCTCCTCGCGCCTCGATTCACCGATGGTGTCGGAGATCATCGACTGGAAGATTCCCCTCGTCATCCTCAATCGCGACGTCGACGGTCGGTATGCGCACCGGGTGGATCGGGTCACCTCCGACAACATCGGTGGTGGCAGGCTTGTCGCCGACCATCTGGTCGACATGGGACACACCCGCATCGCCCTGATCTCCGGTCCTCTGGAGAACCCCAGCATCCGATTGCGTGAGAAGGGCTTCCGCGACCGGCTCGAGGAGCGCGGTATACCGATCGACGAGGGGTGCGTCCATCGCGGTGCCGTCGATGCGGCCACGGGTCTCGCCGGTGGGTTGATGCTGCTGACCGGGCCGGATCGTCCCACGGCGGTGTTCTGCGCGACCGACTACATCGCCTACGGCACTCTCGACGCGGCCAAGCGGCTCGATCTGGATGTGCCCGGTGAGGTCTCGGTGGTGGGATACAACGACCTGCAGCAGTCGAGCTGGTCGATCTTCGATCTGACGACCGTGCGCCAGCCGCTCGAGGACATGGCGGTGGCCGCGGCGGAGCTGCTGCTGGCGCGGATCGACGGGGACGAGGGACGGCCGGTGCATCGGAACTTCGACGTCGAGTGGGTGCCGCGGGGGAGTGCGGCACCCTGTTCGGTGCCCTTTGCGCAGTCCGTCGCCGATCGTTAA
- a CDS encoding carbon-nitrogen hydrolase family protein — protein MTSRTLDVAIVQAGELTEDLLGNLAGLAALVRAAAAPDDGTTPDLVVLPELITTPYFCTSHEVDRTSWAETIPGDATDLFGALARELGCAIAFGVFERTAHDVTHNSVVMIDATGEILSWRTPDGGTLPAYRKLSLPASKVGDVDIDEKYHFAPGQAPATVDAFGTRFGCVICYDRTFPENWAVARALGAEVMLAIVSSLGTREDLFLAELQTRALESQMWIVAANRAGPETLNGVTVDYFGLSCVIAPNGAIVAQAPAHRAGETLRFTLDLDAVPTQRAAFPLMRDRRPDVLRLLADLTTGTVRPAPLPRPASATTEVLR, from the coding sequence TTGACTTCGCGCACCCTCGACGTCGCCATTGTTCAGGCCGGCGAACTGACCGAGGACCTCCTCGGCAACCTTGCCGGACTCGCCGCCCTCGTGCGCGCGGCAGCTGCACCCGACGACGGCACCACACCCGACCTGGTGGTCCTGCCCGAGCTGATCACCACTCCCTACTTCTGCACCAGCCACGAGGTCGACCGCACGTCCTGGGCCGAGACCATCCCCGGCGACGCCACCGACCTGTTCGGCGCACTCGCGCGAGAACTCGGATGCGCCATCGCCTTCGGTGTCTTCGAACGTACCGCCCACGACGTCACCCACAACTCCGTCGTCATGATCGACGCCACCGGCGAGATCCTGAGCTGGCGCACCCCCGACGGCGGAACACTGCCCGCCTACCGGAAACTGTCGCTGCCGGCGAGCAAGGTCGGCGACGTCGACATCGACGAGAAGTATCACTTCGCGCCCGGGCAGGCGCCCGCGACCGTCGACGCCTTCGGCACCCGCTTCGGTTGCGTCATCTGCTACGACCGCACGTTCCCCGAGAACTGGGCGGTCGCCCGTGCACTCGGCGCCGAGGTGATGCTCGCGATCGTCTCGTCGCTCGGCACCCGCGAGGACCTCTTCCTCGCCGAACTGCAGACCCGCGCCCTCGAATCTCAGATGTGGATCGTCGCGGCCAACCGCGCCGGCCCGGAGACCCTCAACGGGGTCACGGTCGACTACTTCGGCCTGTCGTGCGTGATCGCCCCCAACGGTGCGATCGTCGCCCAGGCCCCGGCCCATCGTGCGGGGGAGACGTTGCGGTTCACCCTCGATCTCGACGCGGTCCCCACGCAACGCGCCGCCTTCCCGCTGATGCGGGACCGGCGCCCGGACGTGCTGCGCCTGCTCGCCGACCTCACCACCGGCACGGTGCGGCCGGCCCCGCTGCCTCGGCCGGCCTCCGCGACGACGGAGGTGCTCCGATGA